From a single Metopolophium dirhodum isolate CAU chromosome 6, ASM1992520v1, whole genome shotgun sequence genomic region:
- the LOC132947236 gene encoding trafficking protein particle complex subunit 11 → MVDYREFDFPAELCCSPSPLIAIAGLDTVNNAIHKTIWDAFHSPVGRDSRAVLNFFHLTSEYKFPTLTEKRVMPYIPKGILKRNWLEKHIRYDPAVVVIFYDCDWDDESWNEKISECSSRVQSIRLSLEGRKSRIVVVLIQKLMPAVDDNITTERAASLCDACTLNPKALFILPVVDNIHGYAIRLENAFYDLAQNYYQQQIRAVKSKLENLSKTSHQYLIVRYSFKIGFYNELRQDHHNAHKHYHQCYMSLLEIRTFDTNIYEVKVVAAYIVYKISRLLFAMKRARDALTQFNSHVNVFKSMIGPPELMFEHYSWLSKQFSMFASLFDETTTENSTATQALNPGFFFKEAADYAKKRKTSAYDICQDANVYPSSDPLKEWNNIEFYGQRPWRSIKTLNNLDFNTIEADGIQALKFYENTKVDHSKAIISFLGNAMKQFKHYKCPRMRNLLAVQMADEYYNAKDYSKALTLWSHMLWDYRDEGWEAIAHELVNKCLKCAYLTASVQNYVELNLEALKYYKNIDLQKALNNIGSIIQRQIPEPEKTLNEYEKNVSMEEWKKCDSLRSRSVLEIDMSVTNSTIDTKVILKDVSCDGIEIDIFIKAKFPILVQFSKLIACVTCIDNTYDVEVCTDSSKLIYGESKTHTYSCKFVPSPNDVGKEITVNSIKLQLGNEPDFPIVLKFYSSIKKTKSFEREINNFSLSKTSDDEFERMKQITSTTLKPRSSRLGMEIKHKNPALLLEWYKVSVCLTNLEDRPVSDVCLNLSLNRNNNEKVEHSIEVCEDPDKNVLSLPVDFKLDSMVVGDQKTQSFYVRFSSLDTRTFQLMISYSIEDNNRTKIACVKDVEIVIDVSIVFDISVSFMSSRFEPVSKVYVGEPLIVVPNIKCLSPWPILIENTSFQLAKHVTISAGGYQSVLNGVPLESDECASEVICVTPSELSENILGCFTINWKRTDVESECKNGYSSLELPKIIVEKSTFLVDMKLPAHGWLHTPMSVVYFLHNNSESLLTLDVSMEANEAFMMAGHKDLNVTVLPESTYKLHYNLYPLVVGVSTLPKMHIGCTSEPNDFKHILNDVLVRSLQTQIYIMPKHLPIHHTN, encoded by the exons ATGGTCGATTACAGAGAGTTCGACTTCCCAGCCGAACTGTGCTGTTCGCCCAGTCCGCTGATCGCCATCGCCGGCCTGGATACGGTCAATAACGCCATCCACAAGACCATTTGGGATGCTTTCCACAGCCCCGTTGGCCGTGACAGTCGAgccgttttgaatttttttcacctcACGTCCGAGTACAAGTTTCCCACTTTGACCGAAaag cgcgTAATGCCGTATATCCCAAAAGGTATACTAAAAAGGAATTGGCTCGAAAAACATATTCGTTACGATCCTGCtgttgttgtaattttttacgacTGTGATTGGGACGATGAATCGTGGAATGAAAAAATTAGCGAATGTTCATCCAGAGTTCAATCAATTAG GTTGTCTCTAGAAGGAAGGAAATCAAGAATTGTTgtagttttaatacaaaaattaatgcCAGCAgtcgatgataatattactactgAGAGAGCTGCATCACTGTGTGACGCTTGTACTTTGAATCCAAAAGCTTTATTTATACTTCCAGTAGTAGACAATATCCATGGCTATGCTATAAG gCTGGAAAATGCATTCTACGATCTGGCACAGAATTATTACCAACAACAGATCAGAGCTGTGAAGTCAAAACTAGAAAATTTAAGCAAAACCAGTCACCAATATTTAATTGTTCGGTATTCATTCAAAATTGGATTTTATAATGAGCTTAGACAAGACCATCATAATGCTCATAA GCACTATCATCAGTGTTATATGTCTTTATTAGAAATACGCACTTTTGACACGAACATCTATGAAGTAAAAGTTGTTGCCGCgtacattgtatacaaaataagcAGACTGTTGTTTGCAATGAAGAGGGCTCGAGATGCATTGACTCAGTTTAATTCTcatgtaaatgtatttaaatcgaTGATTGGACCTCCAGAATTGATGTTTGAACACTATTCTTGGTTGTCAAAACA attttcaatgtttgcaTCATTATTTGATGAAACAACAACTGAAAATTCCACAGCTACTCAGGCATTAAATCCAGGATTTTTCTTTAAAGAAGCTGCAGACTATGCAAAAAAGAGAAAAACTAGTGCCTATGATATTTGTCAG GATGCAAATGTTTATCCATCCAGTGATCCATTAAAAGAATggaataatatagaattttatgGTCAAAGGCCATGGCGATCGATTAAAACCCTCAATAACTTAGATTTTAACACTATTGAGGCAGATGGTATCCAagctttaaaattttatgaaaacacCAAAGTTGATCATTCA aaagCAATCATCAGCTTTTTAGGAAACGCAATGAAACAGTTCAAACACTACAAATGTCCTAGGATGagaaatttattag CTGTACAAATGGCTGATGAATATTACAATGCAAAGGATTATAGCAAAGCTCTTAC TTTATGGAGTCACATGTTATGGGATTACCGGGACGAAGGCTGGGAAGCAATTGCTCATGAACTAGTAAACAAATGTCTAAAATGTGCATATTTAACAGCAAGTGTTCAGAATTATGTAGAATTAAATCTAGAAGCCctgaaatattacaaaaatattgatcttCAAAAAGCTCTAAATAATATTGGTTCAATCATacaa AGACAAATTCCAGAACCCGAAAAAACACTtaatgaatatgaaaaaaatgtatcgatGGAAGAGTGGAAAAAATGTGACTCTTTGCGATCAAGATCTGTGTTAGAAATTGATATGTCAGTTACAAATTCTACGATCGATACCAAAGTTATTTTGAAAGATGTTTCTTGTGATGGCATTGAAATTGATATCTTTATAAA GGCTAAGTTTCCTATACTAGTGCAATTTTCAAAACTTATAGCTTGTGTTACCTGCATTGACAATACATATGATGTTGAGGTCTGCACAGATAGCAGTAAACTTATTTATGGAGAATCAAAAACTCATACTTATAGTTGCAAATTTGTTCCCTCGCCAAATGACGTTGGAAAAGAAATCACT gttaATTCTATTAAACTACAATTGGGAAATGAACCTGATTTTCCAatagttttgaaattctatAGTTCGATAAAGAAAACTAAAAGTTTTGAAAGAGAAATTAATAACttcag TCTGTCTAAGACATCTGATGATGAATTTGAACGAATGAAACAGATTACATCAACAACTCTAAAACCAAGAAGTTCAAGACTTGGCATggaaattaaacacaaaaatccGGCACTGTTGTTGGAATGGTATAAAGTTTCAGTGTGTTTGACAAATTTAGAAGATCGACCTGTTAGTGATGTGTGTTTAAATTTGTCACTCAATCGCAATAATAATGAAAAGGTTGAACACTCAa TTGAAGTATGTGAAGATccagataaaaatgtattatcattgcCAGTAGATTTTAAATTAGACAGCATGGTTGTTGGAGACCAGAAAACTCAATCTTTCTACGTTCGGTTTTCAAGTTTGGACACTCGTACATTTCAGCTTATG ATAAGCTATTCGATAGAAGATAATAACAGAACTAAGATTGCTTGCGTAAAAGATGTTGAAATTGTTATAGACGTGAGCATTGTATTTGACATATCAGTTTCTTTCATGTCTTCCAGATTTGAACCTGTATCCAAGGTGTACGTAGGTGAACCATTAATAGTGGTTCCAAACATAAAGTGTCTTTCCCCATGGCCAATACTTATAGAGAATACATCTTTTCAATTG GCTAAACATGTTACTATTTCGGCTGGTGGTTACCAATCAGTGCTAAATGGAGTACCTTTAGAATCTGATGAATGTGCTTCAGAAGTAATATGTGTAACACCCTCGGAGttaagtgaaaatattttaggttGTTTCACTATAAATTGGAAAag AACTGATGTGGAAAGTGAATGTAAGAATGGGTATTCAAGTTTAGAgttacctaaaattattgttgaaaaatcaACATTTCTG gtGGACATGAAATTGCCAGCTCATGGATGGTTACATACGCCAATGAGCGTTGTATACTTTCTACATAATAACTCTGAATCTCTACTCACGCTAGATGTATCGATGGAAGCCAACGAAGCATTTATGATGGCTGGGCACAAAGAc ttgaaCGTCACAGTTTTGCCTGAAAGTACTTACAAGTTGCACTATAATCTCTATCCTCTTGTTGTGGGAGTGTCAACATTACCAAAAATGCATATTGGCTGCACTTCTGAACCTAATgatttcaaacacattttaaatgatgtacTAGTTAGATCTTTACAaacacaaatttatattatg CCCAAACACTTACCAATACACCATACAAATTAA
- the LOC132946349 gene encoding trimethylguanosine synthase-like, giving the protein MAKENAAIYGVLDKIEFVVGDFFKLANQIKGDVIVTSPPWGGPEYNKLDVIGLLALCMDKILEVGKTITPKILLHLPKNLDKNECWKMCNGVGASLRKIENVFIDRYLNSTLLYVRSNNVSYKSLCI; this is encoded by the exons ATGGCCAAGGAAAATGCCGCTATTTATGGCGTACTGGATAAGATCGAATTCGTTGTCGGAGACTTCTTCAAATTGGCTAATCAGATAAAGGGTGATGTTATAGTCACATCGCCACCATGGGGAGGTCCAGAATACAACAAACTGGATGTTATCGGGCTGTTAGCTTTGTGCATGGATAAGATTCTGGAAGTGGGGAAAACGATTACCCCAAAAATACTGTTACACCTTCCCAAAAACCTTGATAAAAATGAG tGTTGGAAAATGTGCAACGGAGTTGGGGCCAGTcttagaaaaattgaaaatgtttttatagacAGATACCTCAATTCAacgttgctgtatgtccggtccaataatgtaagttataagtcattgtgtatttaa
- the LOC132946937 gene encoding trimethylguanosine synthase-like: MAKENAAIYGVLDKIEFVVGDFFKLANQIKGDVIVTSPPWGGPEYNKLDVIGPLALCMDKILEVGKTIAPKILLHLPKNLDKNECWKMCNGVGASLRKIENVFIDRYLNSTLLYVRSNNV, translated from the exons ATGGCCAAGGAAAATGCCGCTATTTATGGCGTACTGGATAAGATCGAATTCGTTGTCGGAGACTTCTTCAAATTGGCTAATCAGATAAAGGGTGATGTTATAGTCACATCGCCGCCATGGGGAGGTCCAGAATACAACAAACTGGATGTTATCGGGCCGTTAGCTTTGTGCATGGATAAGATTCTGGAAGTGGGGAAAACGATTGCCCCAAAAATACTGTTACACCTTCCCAAAAACCTTGATAAAAATGAG tGTTGGAAAATGTGCAACGGAGTTGGGGCCAGCCttcgaaaaattgaaaatgtttttatagacAGATACCTCAACTCAacgttgctgtatgtccggtccaataatgta